The proteins below come from a single Ptychodera flava strain L36383 chromosome 6, AS_Pfla_20210202, whole genome shotgun sequence genomic window:
- the LOC139136028 gene encoding calcium-activated chloride channel regulator family member 3-like translates to MRKANLFQVFSVVLICTAVESALTRSKIKLQNNGYTGIVIAINEDIAEDVAIVNNLQEIFTNASRILHRATKKRAFFKDITILLPETWGDSLTSESASGETFDTANIIVDKPNGLWGDDPYTNQLGSCGEEGEYIHLTANFLGDKDWAWKTFGDPARVLVHEWGHYRWGLFDEYSTGDDNHFYLNDKGHVAVTKCSSHVAGNALDVRNGKECNKNPEAGILPDKYCRYYPDLQKNQATSFTETVVDFCHTDPNGDPRSFHNAMAPNPQNIHCKYKSAWRSYWKAGK, encoded by the exons ATGCGGAAGGCAAACCTTTTCCAAGTCTTTtcggttgtgttgatatgcacCGCGGTAGAGTCAGCCTTAACTCGATCGAAGATAAAACTGCAAAATAACGGATACACGGGCATTGTGATCGCTATCAACGAAGACATTGCTGAAGACGTTGCCATAGTGAACAACTTACAG GAAATCTTCACCAATGCTTCAAGGATCTTACACCGGGCCACAAAGAAGCGAGCCTTCTTCAAGGACATCACGATCCTGTTGCCGGAGACCTGGGGCGACAGTCTGACGAGCGAGTCGGCATCCGGCGAAACATTCGACACGGCCAACATCATTGTCGACAAGCCAAACGGTTTGTGGGGAGACGATCCCTACACCAATCAGCTCGGCTCATGCGGAGAGGAAGGCGAGTACATACACCTAACTGCGAACTTCCTCGGCGATAAAGACTGGGCCTGGAAGACATTTGGAGATCCCG CGAGGGTGCTGGTACACGAGTGGGGGCACTATCGATGGGGTCTCTTTGACGAGTACTCCACTGGCGACGACAATCATTTCTACCTCAACGACAAGGGACACGTTGCCGTCACAAAGTGTTCGAGCCACGTTGCGGGCAACGCCCTCGACGTCAGGAACGGTAAAGAATGCAACAAGAACCCCGAGGCGGGAATACTGCCGGACAAATATTGCCGCTACTATCCGGACCTCCAGAAAAATCAGGCCACGAGCTTTACGGAAACT GTGGTAGATTTTTGTCATACAGACCCGAATGGCGACCCGCGATCCTTCCACAATGCCATGGCTCCGAATCCGCAGAACATCCATTGCAAGTACAAAAGCGCCTGGAGGTCATATTGGAAAGCGGggaagtag
- the LOC139134715 gene encoding calcium-activated chloride channel regulator 4A-like yields the protein MTTKSHILSACVTFLVLLSCSLAFLPKSKILLENNEYTGILIAIDENVREDAALIENLKDIFIDASGALYRATQQRAFFKKITILLPNTWSSNLASGTATTEMFAAANIIVTKHGNVGRETPYTNQFGSCGEEAEYIHLTDKFILDKQWTTYKYGEPEKVIVHEWGHLRWGLFDEYATNDNEHFYLNEKGQVEQTGCSRFILGKEYDSRTGEQCSLNSKNRVLPDQHCRFYPQLENNQATGSYMHMSFLSSVVEFCHSDVTGDPLSLHNAMAPNQQNIQCSYRSAWDVMLESEDFKNDNNPVRQVTDTTPTFRVVKSAPLRIVLVLDVSGSMNDNNRISILNQGTRKYIRATVPDGNSVGIVSFSSSATITSYLKELKTLQDREDLASLLPTTASGGTCIGCGLRSGIEVLENGGNNARGGIILLITDGQESSSYPRIIDMKPTLIGKGVGVDTVAFGTLADEKLQSLSDDTGGLSFLHGEGESSTGLNDALTATINARIWGSSNVPFELHSEKREIPAAGNLIGSIIIDSTIGRHTKFFFLWSTSLISVVLRRPEGTAIDASAPEYKSDDGAKTVSIEISGIAEPGIWLYELTGSQQQVETLVKSVARYNTQPIVVSTTTSKSLVTELPAMTNIYVQVKMGYSPVFKANVTATVERPSTYQAVDVRLLDNGAGVDVNKDDGVYSGVFMDFVTATCPDCRYNIKVTAEETSWGAEVPVAGNSNSRVLPIMRPTDPIDERINLTQLIGRFKRVVSGGVIQAPLTIPPGDHFPPSRITDLRVIGTSYDDQTVTLEWTAPGNDLDRGTADEYDLRYSKNFSVLYKTFVNGTELTNSNLTAGNLSSPQPFGETETVIVQIPDQDENATLFFSVRARDAAGNVGQPSNIVSITVELGRYPDDVVTTTEFPSRMSSVLSSAVPQEGLPSRAVSTSLVVGCSLAGVAVVAVLITSLIIIKYKSSKKRKIHNLDAD from the exons ATGACAACTAAAAGCCATATTTTGTCAGCTTGCGTCACATTTCTGGTACTCCTGTCCTGTAGTCTGGCGTTTCTcccgaaatcgaaaattttgttgGAGAATAATGAATACACCGGGATCTTGATAGCCATAGACGAAAATGTACGAGAAGACGCTGCACTGATAGAAAACCTCAAG GATATATTCATCGATGCCTCGGGTGCACTCTACAGGGCTACGCAACAGCGGGCTTTCTTCAAGAAAATCACCATTTTGCTGCCAAACACCTGGAGCTCAAACTTAGCAAGCGGCACAGCTACCACAGAGATGTTTGCAGCCGCCAACATCATTGTAACGAAACATGGGAACGTCGGGAGAGAAACGCCATACACCAATCAGTTTGGTTCTTGTGGAGAAGAAGCTGAGTATATACACCTGACAGACAAGTTTATTCTGGACAAACAATGGACTACGTACAAGTACGGTGAACCAG aaaagGTTATCGTACATGAATGGGGACATCTGAGGTGGGGTTTGTTTGATGAGTACGCCACCAACGACAACGAACACTTTTACTTGAACGAAAAGGGACAGGTCGAGCAAACGGGATGTTCAAGATTCATATTGGGAAAGGAGTACGATTCTAGGACAGGGGAACAATGTAGCTTGAATTCAAAGAATCGCGTACTACCGGACCAGCACTGCAGATTTTATCCACAGCTTGAGAATAACCAAGCAACAGGGTCTTACATGCATATGAGTTTCCTGAGCTCT GTCGTTGAATTCTGTCACAGCGACGTCACTGGTGATCCATTGTCCCTTCACAATGCTATGGCTCCTAACCAACAGAACATACAGTGTTCATACAGGAGTGCCTGGGACGTAATGCTGGAGTCAGAAGATTTCAAGAATGACAACAATCCAGTCCGGCAGGTGACTGACACCACGCCGACTTTCCGTGTGGTCAAGTCTGCTCCACTTCGAATCGTCCTGGTACTGGACGTCTCGGGAAGCATGAATGAC AACAACCGTATCAGTATATTGAACCAAGGGACAAGAAAATACATCCGGGCCACTGTGCCTGATGGGAACTCAGTTGGAATCGTCAGTTTCTCGTCAAGTGCAACGATAACGTCCTATCTGAAAGAATTGAAGACATTGCAGGATCGCGAAGACTTGGCAAGTCTGCTGCCGACGACAGCTAGTGGTGGAACTTGCATTGGTTGTGGATTGCGAAGTGGTATAGAG GTTCTTGAGAATGGAGGAAATAATGCTCGCGGAGGGATAATTCTGTTGATCACTGATGGCCAGGAGAGTAGTTCTTATCCTCGTATTATTGATATGAAGCCAACTTTGATTGGCAAAGGTGTCGGTGTTGACACAGTGGCATTTGGAACTTTAGCTGATGAGAAATTGCAAAGTCTGTCTGACGATACCGGTGGACTGTCCTTTCTCCACGGAGAGGGTGAGAGTTCCACCGGACTCAACGACGCTCTGACGGCGACCATCAATGCTAGGATATGGGGAAGCTCAAATGTACCATTTGAA TTGCACAGTGAGAAGCGGGAAATTCCTGCAGCGGGCAATTTAATTGGTTCCATCATCATAGACTCTACCATCGGGAGACACACGAAGTTTTTCTTCCTGTGGTCCACTTCACTGATATCTGTTGTCCTTCGCAGACCGGAAGGGACGGCTATTGATGCCTCTGCACCCGAGTACAAGAGTGACGACGGGGCGAAGACAGTGTCAATTGAGATCTCTGGCATCGCAGAG CCTGGGATATGGCTGTATGAACTTACTGGTAGTCAACAGCAGGTCGAAACATTGGTAAAGTCCGTCGCACGGTACAACACACAGCCAATTGTCGTCTCGACAACGACCAGCAAATCATTGGTCACGGAACTGCCAGCAATGACCAACATTTACGTGCAAGTTAAAATGGGCTACTCACCAGTATTCAAAGCCAATGTTACTGCAACAGTAGAAAGGCCATCAACATACCAAGCCGTGGATGTTCGACTTCTCGATAATGGAGCGG GAGTTGACGTCAATAAGGACGATGGAGTTTATTCCGGTGTGTTTATGGACTTTGTGACAGCTACTTGTCCTGATTGCCGTTACAACATCAAAGTGACTGCAGAGGAAACCAGCTGGGGCGCTGAAGTGCCTGTTGCAGGCAATTCCAATAGCAGAGTCTTACCGATCATGCGACCGA CGGACCCAATTGACGAGAGAATCAACCTAACGCAACTAATAGGTCGTTTTAAAAGAGTGGTTTCTGGTGGCGTGATTCAGGCACCTCTGACCATACCCCCTGGTGACCACTTTCCTCCATCCCGAATCACCGACCTGAGAGTGATAGGTACATCGTATGACGATCAAACTGTCACCTTGGAGTGGACAGCACCCGGAAATGACCTGGATCGAGGAACAG CTGATGAATATGATCTTAGGTACAGCAAGAACTTCAGTGTACTGTACAAAACCTTCGTGAATGGTACGGAGCTAACCAACTCTAACCTCACGGCCGGAAATTTGTCATCACCGCAGCCCTTCGGTGAAACAGAAACGGTGATTGTCCAGATTCCGGACCAGGACGAAAACGCTACGTTGTTTTTCTCAGTCAGAGCTCGGGACGCAGCCGGCAACGTTGGGCAGCCGTCGAACATCGTCTCCATCACTGTTGAACTTGGTCGTTACCCGGATGATGTAGTTACAACGACGGAATTCCCATCAAGAATGTCTTCTGTTCTCTCCTCGGCCGTACCGCAAGAGGGCTTACCGAGTAGGGCCGTGTCGACGTCATTGGTGGTTGGCTGTTCATTGGCCGGTGTGGCAGTAGTCGCTGTCCTGATAACATCATTGATTATCATTAAATACAAGTCATCGAAAAAGAGAAAGATACACAACCTTGATGCTGACTAA
- the LOC139134714 gene encoding calcium-activated chloride channel regulator 1-like — protein MAAMVRLVVSVSLLLALTLPLFSVYGLLQRSKITLDNNEYKGILIAIADDVKENANLLENLQEILTGASGALYRATKQRAFFKEITILLPNTWSNDLVNVEATSEIFDAANAIVTKHENVGRETPYTNQFGSCGEEAEYIHLTDKFILDKQWTVDTYGDPAKVIVHEWGHLRWGLFNEYATNSFERFYLDDKGNVEPTRCSRAVIGKSYDSETGIRCNVNPKSGKRPGKYCRFLPTMPNRATGSYLFMSFLNSVVEFCHSDVTGDPLSLHNAMAPNQQNIQCSYRSAWDVMLESEDFKNDSNPARQVTDTTPTFRVVKIAPLRIVLVLDVSGSMDDNDRIGTLNQLATKYIQATVPDGHSVGIVEFENDAVITSDLRELQDDKDRDELANLLPKTTREATCIGCGLESGIDVLEKDGHSARGGILVLITDGEENREPYINEVKPSLISKGVCVDTLAFGTSADEKLLSLSEDTCGLSFLYSEDVSSTGLSDAFSATITSRIGGSSNSSFELYSEKQAIPSTDTLKGTIVIDSTIGKSTKFFFLWTTSPISVVLYRPNGTAIDETSLDYERNDGARTVSIEITGIAESGTWLYEVTANQSQQVEISVQSNVREDTQPIRVTTTTSNSLITETPAMTNMYAQVQRGYAPIVKADVVATVERPQPHSPVKVNLLDNGAGADFTEDDGVYSGVFLDFVNATCPNCRYNVKVTAGDTDGTAQVPISTFTGGVLPIRPPNRIDENTNITEPVGPFYRVTSGGVIQAPLAIPPGDNFPPSRITDLRVAATSYDNQTVTLAWTAPGNDLDRGTASEYHLRYSEIFEVFYKNFTNGMKVSNSNLTVGNLSSPKTFGEMETMTVLMPSKDENITYFFAIRARDAPGNVGPPSNIVSATIVYDDPDEIINITTESLDTTLDTETEADMQSGQISIFLIIGCSVAGALLVIVVAIILSKCLIKNKKYLPDKEGVENIAF, from the exons ATGGCCGCAATGGTTCGTTTAGTCGTTAGCGTGAGTTTGCTGCTCGCGTTAACGTTGCCTCTATTTTCTGTCTACGGTCTGCTTCAAAGATCCAAAATCACGCTGGACAACAACGAATACAAAGGGATTTTAATAGCGATAGCTGACGATGTGAAAGAGAATGCTAATCTCCTAGAAAACTTGCAG GAGATCCTCACAGGTGCCTCAGGCGCCCTCTATCGGGCAACGAAACAACGAGCCTTCTTCAAGGAAATTACTATCTTACTGCCGAACACGTGGAGCAACGACTTAGTCAATGTTGAAGCCACAAGTGAGATATTTGACGCCGCCAACGCCATTGTAACGAAACACGAGAACGTCGGGAGAGAAACACCGTACACCAATCAGTTTGGTTCTTGTGGAGAAGAAGCTGAGTATATACACCTGACAGACAAGTTTATTCTGGACAAACAATGGACAGTTGACACTTATGGTGACCCAG CAAAAGTGATCGTGCACGAATGGGGTCACTTGCGATGGGGACTTTTTAATGAGTACGCCACCAACTCCTTCGAACGATTCTACTTGGATGACAAGGGTAACGTTGAACCAACACGATGTTCGCGGGCTGTGATTGGGAAGTCGTACGATTCTGAGACGGGGATACGTTGTAACGTGAACCCTAAGAGCGGTAAACGACCTGGCAAATATTGCCGTTTCCTTCCCACCATGCCTAATAGAGCGACAGGCTCGTATCTGTTTATGAGTTTCTTAAACTCG GTTGTTGAATTCTGTCATAGTGACGTCACTGGTGATCCATTGTCCCTTCACAATGCCATGGCTCCTAACCAACAGAACATACAGTGTTCATACAGGAGTGCCTGGGACGTAATGCTGGAGTCAGAAGATTTCAAGAATGACAGCAATCCAGCCCGGCAAGTGACTGACACCACGCCGACTTTCCGTgttgtgaaaattgccccacTCCGAATCGTCTTGGTACTGGACGTCTCGGGAAGCATGGATGAT AACGATCGCATTGGTACTCTGAATCAACTAGCCACAAAATACATTCAAGCGACTGTTCCTGACGGTCATTCTGTCGGAATTGTTGAGTTCGAAAACGATGCAGTAATTACATCAGATCTACGGGAACTGCAGGACGATAAGGATCGTGACGAGTTGGCAAATCTACTCCCAAAGACAACAAGAGAAGCCACGTGTATAGGATGTGGATTGGAAAGTGGTATAGAT GTTCTGGAGAAGGATGGGCATTCTGCTCGTGGTGGCATTCTTGTTTTGATCACTGACGGTGAAGAAAATAGGGAACCGTACATAAATGAAGTCAAGCCATCTCTGATAAGTAAAGGGGTCTGCGTTGACACTTTGGCATTCGGTACGTCAGCAGATGAGAAGTTGCTGAGTCTATCCGAAGACACGTGTGGACTATCATTTCTTTACAGTGAGGACGTCAGCTCTACTGGACTGAGCGATGCGTTCTCCGCTACAATTACCTCCAGAATTGGAGGAAGCTCAAATTCGTCGTTCGAA CTGTACAGTGAGAAGCAGGCTATACCTTCAACTGACACGTTAAAGGGCACCATCGTCATAGATTCAACAATCGGCAAAAGCACgaagtttttctttctgtggACTACGTCACCGATTTCCGTTGTGCTGTACAGACCGAACGGGACCGCTATTGACGAAACATCGCTTGACTACGAGCGCAACGATGGAGCGCGGACCGTGTCGATTGAGATAACTGGCATCGCGGAG TCCGGTACTTGGCTGTATGAAGTAACCGCTAATCAGAGTCAACAAGTCGAAATATCTGTACAATCCAACGTAAGGGAGGACACACAGCCTATTCGAGTTACGACAACGACCAGCAACTCTCTGATCACTGAAACGCCGGCCATGACTAACATGTACGCACAGGTTCAGCGAGGATACGCACCAATAGTAAAAGCAGACGTGGTGGCGACAGTGGAAAGACCACAGCCTCACTCACCAGTAAAAGTTAATCTTCTCGACAATGGAGCAG GAGCGGATTTCACTGAAGATGACGGAGTATATTCCGGTGTGTTCTTGGACTTTGTGAACGCAACGTGCCCAAATTGTCGATACAATGTCAAAGTCACCGCGGGTGACACTGATGGCACAGCTCAAGTTCCCATTTCGACGTTCACCGGTGGAGTATTGCCTATTCGACCAC CTAATCGTATCGACGAGAATACCAACATTACCGAACCGGTTGGTCCATTTTATAGAGTGACGTCTGGTGGAGTTATTCAAGCACCCTTGGCAATACCTCCTGGTGACAACTTCCCGCCATCCCGAATCACAGACCTGAGAGTTGCCGCCACATCGTATGACAACCAAACGGTCACCTTAGCTTGGACAGCACCCGGTAATGACCTTGATCGAGGGACAG CTTCCGAATATCATCTCAGGTACAGCGAGATCTTCGAAGTGTTTTATAAAAACTTTACGAACGGCATGAAAGTGTCAAATTCGAATCTCACTGTCGGTAACTTGTCATCTCCGAAGACCTTCGGCGAAATGGAAACGATGACGGTTCTGATGCCAAGCAAAGATGAGAACATCACGTACTTCTTCGCCATCCGAGCACGGGACGCCCCAGGCAATGTAGGACCACCGTCGAATATTGTTTCGGCCACTATTGTATATGATGACCCGGATGAAATCATCAACATCACGACCGAGTCTCTGGACACAACGCTTGACACTGAAACGGAAGCAGACATGCAGAGCGGGCAAATATCGATTTTTCTAATCATTGGTTGCTCTGTAGCAGGTGCCCTGCTTGTGATCGTAGTGGCAATTATCTTGTCTAAGTGCTTGATTAAAAACAAGAAGTATTTGCCCGATAAAGAAGGGGTAGAGAACATCGCTTTTTAA